A genomic region of Anas platyrhynchos isolate ZD024472 breed Pekin duck chromosome 9, IASCAAS_PekinDuck_T2T, whole genome shotgun sequence contains the following coding sequences:
- the TSC22D2 gene encoding TSC22 domain family protein 2 isoform X6, with the protein MSKMPAKKKSCFQITSVTTAQVASSITEDTESLDDPDESRTEDVSSEIFDVSRATDYGPEDVCERSSSEETLNNVGEAETPGSVSPNLLLDGQLAAAAGGGAAAPPAVAPSGGAVPKSSAVPLPVAAPSAAVAGGSGAQTALPSTGPSAAAAPGTMSQTVAAACSSRFRVIKLDHGTGEPYRRGRWTCMEYYDRDSDGGGVLGRTGDCIRHSSTFEQAAQERDSGLGATGGSVVVSAVPASAHGPDSIADSSLTAVSQLLQTEKMSLQQPSFVIGQQQQPQQPIGGAMPQSTAQPMFSGASVANQQMMVPQQSQPQVNTQSVAQAGPNGKGMAPPSVTIGQPSMPVAPQQVQQASIPVTQPQQFAYSQSQIPPPVHLLPTQPSGQSEYMQHMTIMQSQGAIQQAAAGSVPSTVASSLPVGQVAGQNPSPVGAAVMGVSAQPGEAVGQGSAVMQSGQTQAGQTAVPQPGGVVQQGIGHAGVVQQKSVTQHQMGGSSQVSGMPGAPHAVVSGVQNVPAVVPGTSVPSVSTTSVTMPNVPVTLVQSQLTSHTSVSRSTGVVQQQHVGHSLIQGAPNVPTNLPQSNLGQFQTQAQPVVGQIDETRRKSEPLPQPPLSLTAENKPLVKPPIPDALANPLQLPASTPMNSLASSVFGISIPVDGDEDRPLLQLGKIFLNSIPAVQSACRSSAGIKCIWCKCCCH; encoded by the exons ATGTCCAAGATGCCGGCCAAGAAGAAGAGCTGCTTCCAGATCACCAGCGTGACCACGGCGCAGGTGGCCAGCAGCATCACCGAGGACACGGAGAGCCTGGACGACCCCGACGAGTCCCGCACCGAGGACGTGTCTTCTGAAATCTTCGACGTTTCCCGAGCCACCGACTACGGCCCCGAGGACGTCTGCGAGCGGAGCTCCTCCGAAGAGACTCTCAACAACGTGGGCGAGGCCGAAACTCCCGGCAGCGTCTCTCCCAACCTCCTCCTGGACGGGCAGCTGGCCGCGGCTGCTGGCGGGGGAGCTGCGGCTCCGCCAGCCGTGGCCCCCAGCGGGGGGGCTGTGCCCAAGAGCTCTGCCGTGCCCCTGCCGGTTGCCGCCCCCAGCGCTGCCGTGGCAGGAGGCAGCGGCGCTCAAACTGCCTTGCCCTCCACAGGGCCTTCTGCAGCTGCCGCCCCTGGGACAATGTCTCAGACAGTGGCTGCTGCGTGCAGCTCCCGCTTCAGGGTGATCAAGCTGGACCATGGCACAGGCGAGCCCTACAGGCGAGGACGATGGACGTGTATGGAGTATTATGACCGGGACTCTGATGGTGGCGGTGTTCTGGGCAGGACTGGAGATTGCATTAGGCACAGTAGCACCTTCGAGCAGGCCGCTCAAGAGAGGGACAGCGGTCTTGGTGCCACAGGAGGTTCCGTCGTGGTCTCCGCTGTGCCAGCATCGGCACATGGCCCTGATTCCATAGCTGACAGTTCCCTTACTGCTGTGTCACAGCTGCTCCAGACAGAGAAGATGAGCCTACAGCAACCTAGTTTTGTCATTGGGCAACAACAGCAGCCACAACAACCCATAGGTGGGGCCATGCCTCAAAGTACTGCTCAGCCTATGTTTTCAGGGGCTTCAGTAGCAAATCAGCAAATGATGGTGCCGCAGCAATCGCAGCCACAAGTGAATACGCAGAGTGTTGCACAGGCTGGACCCAATGGGAAAGGCATGGCACCTCCGAGTGTAACAATAGGCCAGCCCAGCATGCCTGTGGCACCGCAGCAGGTGCAGCAAGCGAGCATACCAGTGACTCAGCCTCAACAATTTGCTTATTCTCAGTCCCAGATTCCACCACCCGTACATCTATTGCCGACGCAACCTTCTGGTCAGTCTGAATACATGCAACACATGACAATTATGCAGTCTCAAGGAGCTATTCAACAagctgctgcaggctctgtTCCAAGTACTGTGGCTTCCAGCCTGCCTGTGGGCCAGGTGGCTGGCCAGAACCCCTCACCTGTGGGAGCAGCTGTGATGGGGGTGTCGGCGCAGCCGGGTGAAGCGGTCGGACAGGGATCAGCAGTAATGCAGAGTGGCCAGACACAAGCTGGTCAGACTGCCGTTCCGCAACCAGGAGGTGTGGTGCAGCAAGGGATTGGACACGCGGGGGTTGTGCAACAGAAATCTGTGACTCAGCATCAAATGGGTGGAAGCAGTCAAGTGTCTGGAATGCCTGGTGCTCCCCATGCCGTGGTTTCTGGAGTTCAGAACGTGCCTGCAGTTGTGCCCGGTACAAGCGTGCCTAGCGTGTCTACCACTTCTGTTACTATGCCAAATGTCCCTGTTACGCTGGTCCAGTCGCAGCTGACTAGCCACACTTCTGTCAGTAGAAGTACCGGTGTTGTCCAGCAGCAGCATGTCGGACACTCCTTAATACAAGGCGCCCCTAACGTACCTACGAATCTGCCACAGTCAAACCTTGGACAGTTTCAGACTCAAGCTCAACCCGTAGTAGGCCAGATCGATGAGACTAGAAGAAAATCGGAACCCCTACCTCAGCCACCACTTTCTCTTACAGCTGAAAATAAACCTCTTGTGAAGCCTCCCATTCCAGATGCTCTAGCAAACCCTCTTCAGTTACCTGCGAGTACTCCTATGAACAGTCTTGCCAGCTCAGTGTTTGGCATATCTATTCCCGTTGATGGTGATGAAGACAG aCCATTGCTCCAATTGGGCAAGATCTTCCTGAATTCTATTCCTGCTGTCCAGAGTGCTTGCAGATCATCTGCAGGTATAAAG TGCATCTGGTGCAAGTGTTGTTGCCATTGA
- the TSC22D2 gene encoding TSC22 domain family protein 2 isoform X4, whose protein sequence is MSKMPAKKKSCFQITSVTTAQVASSITEDTESLDDPDESRTEDVSSEIFDVSRATDYGPEDVCERSSSEETLNNVGEAETPGSVSPNLLLDGQLAAAAGGGAAAPPAVAPSGGAVPKSSAVPLPVAAPSAAVAGGSGAQTALPSTGPSAAAAPGTMSQTVAAACSSRFRVIKLDHGTGEPYRRGRWTCMEYYDRDSDGGGVLGRTGDCIRHSSTFEQAAQERDSGLGATGGSVVVSAVPASAHGPDSIADSSLTAVSQLLQTEKMSLQQPSFVIGQQQQPQQPIGGAMPQSTAQPMFSGASVANQQMMVPQQSQPQVNTQSVAQAGPNGKGMAPPSVTIGQPSMPVAPQQVQQASIPVTQPQQFAYSQSQIPPPVHLLPTQPSGQSEYMQHMTIMQSQGAIQQAAAGSVPSTVASSLPVGQVAGQNPSPVGAAVMGVSAQPGEAVGQGSAVMQSGQTQAGQTAVPQPGGVVQQGIGHAGVVQQKSVTQHQMGGSSQVSGMPGAPHAVVSGVQNVPAVVPGTSVPSVSTTSVTMPNVPVTLVQSQLTSHTSVSRSTGVVQQQHVGHSLIQGAPNVPTNLPQSNLGQFQTQAQPVVGQIDETRRKSEPLPQPPLSLTAENKPLVKPPIPDALANPLQLPASTPMNSLASSVFGISIPVDGDEDRNPSTAFYQAFHFNKLRESKTFWDRYECLNMECIHAECIWCKCCCH, encoded by the exons ATGTCCAAGATGCCGGCCAAGAAGAAGAGCTGCTTCCAGATCACCAGCGTGACCACGGCGCAGGTGGCCAGCAGCATCACCGAGGACACGGAGAGCCTGGACGACCCCGACGAGTCCCGCACCGAGGACGTGTCTTCTGAAATCTTCGACGTTTCCCGAGCCACCGACTACGGCCCCGAGGACGTCTGCGAGCGGAGCTCCTCCGAAGAGACTCTCAACAACGTGGGCGAGGCCGAAACTCCCGGCAGCGTCTCTCCCAACCTCCTCCTGGACGGGCAGCTGGCCGCGGCTGCTGGCGGGGGAGCTGCGGCTCCGCCAGCCGTGGCCCCCAGCGGGGGGGCTGTGCCCAAGAGCTCTGCCGTGCCCCTGCCGGTTGCCGCCCCCAGCGCTGCCGTGGCAGGAGGCAGCGGCGCTCAAACTGCCTTGCCCTCCACAGGGCCTTCTGCAGCTGCCGCCCCTGGGACAATGTCTCAGACAGTGGCTGCTGCGTGCAGCTCCCGCTTCAGGGTGATCAAGCTGGACCATGGCACAGGCGAGCCCTACAGGCGAGGACGATGGACGTGTATGGAGTATTATGACCGGGACTCTGATGGTGGCGGTGTTCTGGGCAGGACTGGAGATTGCATTAGGCACAGTAGCACCTTCGAGCAGGCCGCTCAAGAGAGGGACAGCGGTCTTGGTGCCACAGGAGGTTCCGTCGTGGTCTCCGCTGTGCCAGCATCGGCACATGGCCCTGATTCCATAGCTGACAGTTCCCTTACTGCTGTGTCACAGCTGCTCCAGACAGAGAAGATGAGCCTACAGCAACCTAGTTTTGTCATTGGGCAACAACAGCAGCCACAACAACCCATAGGTGGGGCCATGCCTCAAAGTACTGCTCAGCCTATGTTTTCAGGGGCTTCAGTAGCAAATCAGCAAATGATGGTGCCGCAGCAATCGCAGCCACAAGTGAATACGCAGAGTGTTGCACAGGCTGGACCCAATGGGAAAGGCATGGCACCTCCGAGTGTAACAATAGGCCAGCCCAGCATGCCTGTGGCACCGCAGCAGGTGCAGCAAGCGAGCATACCAGTGACTCAGCCTCAACAATTTGCTTATTCTCAGTCCCAGATTCCACCACCCGTACATCTATTGCCGACGCAACCTTCTGGTCAGTCTGAATACATGCAACACATGACAATTATGCAGTCTCAAGGAGCTATTCAACAagctgctgcaggctctgtTCCAAGTACTGTGGCTTCCAGCCTGCCTGTGGGCCAGGTGGCTGGCCAGAACCCCTCACCTGTGGGAGCAGCTGTGATGGGGGTGTCGGCGCAGCCGGGTGAAGCGGTCGGACAGGGATCAGCAGTAATGCAGAGTGGCCAGACACAAGCTGGTCAGACTGCCGTTCCGCAACCAGGAGGTGTGGTGCAGCAAGGGATTGGACACGCGGGGGTTGTGCAACAGAAATCTGTGACTCAGCATCAAATGGGTGGAAGCAGTCAAGTGTCTGGAATGCCTGGTGCTCCCCATGCCGTGGTTTCTGGAGTTCAGAACGTGCCTGCAGTTGTGCCCGGTACAAGCGTGCCTAGCGTGTCTACCACTTCTGTTACTATGCCAAATGTCCCTGTTACGCTGGTCCAGTCGCAGCTGACTAGCCACACTTCTGTCAGTAGAAGTACCGGTGTTGTCCAGCAGCAGCATGTCGGACACTCCTTAATACAAGGCGCCCCTAACGTACCTACGAATCTGCCACAGTCAAACCTTGGACAGTTTCAGACTCAAGCTCAACCCGTAGTAGGCCAGATCGATGAGACTAGAAGAAAATCGGAACCCCTACCTCAGCCACCACTTTCTCTTACAGCTGAAAATAAACCTCTTGTGAAGCCTCCCATTCCAGATGCTCTAGCAAACCCTCTTCAGTTACCTGCGAGTACTCCTATGAACAGTCTTGCCAGCTCAGTGTTTGGCATATCTATTCCCGTTGATGGTGATGAAGACAG GAATCCGTCAACTGCATTCTACCAAGCGTTCCATTTCAACAAGTTACGTGAGTCAAAGACCTTCTGGGATAGGTATGAATGCTTAAATATGGAATGCATACATGCTGAG TGCATCTGGTGCAAGTGTTGTTGCCATTGA
- the TSC22D2 gene encoding TSC22 domain family protein 2 isoform X3 yields MSKMPAKKKSCFQITSVTTAQVASSITEDTESLDDPDESRTEDVSSEIFDVSRATDYGPEDVCERSSSEETLNNVGEAETPGSVSPNLLLDGQLAAAAGGGAAAPPAVAPSGGAVPKSSAVPLPVAAPSAAVAGGSGAQTALPSTGPSAAAAPGTMSQTVAAACSSRFRVIKLDHGTGEPYRRGRWTCMEYYDRDSDGGGVLGRTGDCIRHSSTFEQAAQERDSGLGATGGSVVVSAVPASAHGPDSIADSSLTAVSQLLQTEKMSLQQPSFVIGQQQQPQQPIGGAMPQSTAQPMFSGASVANQQMMVPQQSQPQVNTQSVAQAGPNGKGMAPPSVTIGQPSMPVAPQQVQQASIPVTQPQQFAYSQSQIPPPVHLLPTQPSGQSEYMQHMTIMQSQGAIQQAAAGSVPSTVASSLPVGQVAGQNPSPVGAAVMGVSAQPGEAVGQGSAVMQSGQTQAGQTAVPQPGGVVQQGIGHAGVVQQKSVTQHQMGGSSQVSGMPGAPHAVVSGVQNVPAVVPGTSVPSVSTTSVTMPNVPVTLVQSQLTSHTSVSRSTGVVQQQHVGHSLIQGAPNVPTNLPQSNLGQFQTQAQPVVGQIDETRRKSEPLPQPPLSLTAENKPLVKPPIPDALANPLQLPASTPMNSLASSVFGISIPVDGDEDRPLLQLGKIFLNSIPAVQSACRSSAGIRQLHSTKRSISTSYVSQRPSGIVHLVQVLLPLTTK; encoded by the exons ATGTCCAAGATGCCGGCCAAGAAGAAGAGCTGCTTCCAGATCACCAGCGTGACCACGGCGCAGGTGGCCAGCAGCATCACCGAGGACACGGAGAGCCTGGACGACCCCGACGAGTCCCGCACCGAGGACGTGTCTTCTGAAATCTTCGACGTTTCCCGAGCCACCGACTACGGCCCCGAGGACGTCTGCGAGCGGAGCTCCTCCGAAGAGACTCTCAACAACGTGGGCGAGGCCGAAACTCCCGGCAGCGTCTCTCCCAACCTCCTCCTGGACGGGCAGCTGGCCGCGGCTGCTGGCGGGGGAGCTGCGGCTCCGCCAGCCGTGGCCCCCAGCGGGGGGGCTGTGCCCAAGAGCTCTGCCGTGCCCCTGCCGGTTGCCGCCCCCAGCGCTGCCGTGGCAGGAGGCAGCGGCGCTCAAACTGCCTTGCCCTCCACAGGGCCTTCTGCAGCTGCCGCCCCTGGGACAATGTCTCAGACAGTGGCTGCTGCGTGCAGCTCCCGCTTCAGGGTGATCAAGCTGGACCATGGCACAGGCGAGCCCTACAGGCGAGGACGATGGACGTGTATGGAGTATTATGACCGGGACTCTGATGGTGGCGGTGTTCTGGGCAGGACTGGAGATTGCATTAGGCACAGTAGCACCTTCGAGCAGGCCGCTCAAGAGAGGGACAGCGGTCTTGGTGCCACAGGAGGTTCCGTCGTGGTCTCCGCTGTGCCAGCATCGGCACATGGCCCTGATTCCATAGCTGACAGTTCCCTTACTGCTGTGTCACAGCTGCTCCAGACAGAGAAGATGAGCCTACAGCAACCTAGTTTTGTCATTGGGCAACAACAGCAGCCACAACAACCCATAGGTGGGGCCATGCCTCAAAGTACTGCTCAGCCTATGTTTTCAGGGGCTTCAGTAGCAAATCAGCAAATGATGGTGCCGCAGCAATCGCAGCCACAAGTGAATACGCAGAGTGTTGCACAGGCTGGACCCAATGGGAAAGGCATGGCACCTCCGAGTGTAACAATAGGCCAGCCCAGCATGCCTGTGGCACCGCAGCAGGTGCAGCAAGCGAGCATACCAGTGACTCAGCCTCAACAATTTGCTTATTCTCAGTCCCAGATTCCACCACCCGTACATCTATTGCCGACGCAACCTTCTGGTCAGTCTGAATACATGCAACACATGACAATTATGCAGTCTCAAGGAGCTATTCAACAagctgctgcaggctctgtTCCAAGTACTGTGGCTTCCAGCCTGCCTGTGGGCCAGGTGGCTGGCCAGAACCCCTCACCTGTGGGAGCAGCTGTGATGGGGGTGTCGGCGCAGCCGGGTGAAGCGGTCGGACAGGGATCAGCAGTAATGCAGAGTGGCCAGACACAAGCTGGTCAGACTGCCGTTCCGCAACCAGGAGGTGTGGTGCAGCAAGGGATTGGACACGCGGGGGTTGTGCAACAGAAATCTGTGACTCAGCATCAAATGGGTGGAAGCAGTCAAGTGTCTGGAATGCCTGGTGCTCCCCATGCCGTGGTTTCTGGAGTTCAGAACGTGCCTGCAGTTGTGCCCGGTACAAGCGTGCCTAGCGTGTCTACCACTTCTGTTACTATGCCAAATGTCCCTGTTACGCTGGTCCAGTCGCAGCTGACTAGCCACACTTCTGTCAGTAGAAGTACCGGTGTTGTCCAGCAGCAGCATGTCGGACACTCCTTAATACAAGGCGCCCCTAACGTACCTACGAATCTGCCACAGTCAAACCTTGGACAGTTTCAGACTCAAGCTCAACCCGTAGTAGGCCAGATCGATGAGACTAGAAGAAAATCGGAACCCCTACCTCAGCCACCACTTTCTCTTACAGCTGAAAATAAACCTCTTGTGAAGCCTCCCATTCCAGATGCTCTAGCAAACCCTCTTCAGTTACCTGCGAGTACTCCTATGAACAGTCTTGCCAGCTCAGTGTTTGGCATATCTATTCCCGTTGATGGTGATGAAGACAG aCCATTGCTCCAATTGGGCAAGATCTTCCTGAATTCTATTCCTGCTGTCCAGAGTGCTTGCAGATCATCTGCAG GAATCCGTCAACTGCATTCTACCAAGCGTTCCATTTCAACAAGTTACGTGAGTCAAAGACCTTCTGGGATAG TGCATCTGGTGCAAGTGTTGTTGCCATTGACAACAAAATAG
- the TSC22D2 gene encoding TSC22 domain family protein 2 isoform X5, producing MSKMPAKKKSCFQITSVTTAQVASSITEDTESLDDPDESRTEDVSSEIFDVSRATDYGPEDVCERSSSEETLNNVGEAETPGSVSPNLLLDGQLAAAAGGGAAAPPAVAPSGGAVPKSSAVPLPVAAPSAAVAGGSGAQTALPSTGPSAAAAPGTMSQTVAAACSSRFRVIKLDHGTGEPYRRGRWTCMEYYDRDSDGGGVLGRTGDCIRHSSTFEQAAQERDSGLGATGGSVVVSAVPASAHGPDSIADSSLTAVSQLLQTEKMSLQQPSFVIGQQQQPQQPIGGAMPQSTAQPMFSGASVANQQMMVPQQSQPQVNTQSVAQAGPNGKGMAPPSVTIGQPSMPVAPQQVQQASIPVTQPQQFAYSQSQIPPPVHLLPTQPSGQSEYMQHMTIMQSQGAIQQAAAGSVPSTVASSLPVGQVAGQNPSPVGAAVMGVSAQPGEAVGQGSAVMQSGQTQAGQTAVPQPGGVVQQGIGHAGVVQQKSVTQHQMGGSSQVSGMPGAPHAVVSGVQNVPAVVPGTSVPSVSTTSVTMPNVPVTLVQSQLTSHTSVSRSTGVVQQQHVGHSLIQGAPNVPTNLPQSNLGQFQTQAQPVVGQIDETRRKSEPLPQPPLSLTAENKPLVKPPIPDALANPLQLPASTPMNSLASSVFGISIPVDGDEDRPLLQLGKIFLNSIPAVQSACRSSAVHLVQVLLPLTTK from the exons ATGTCCAAGATGCCGGCCAAGAAGAAGAGCTGCTTCCAGATCACCAGCGTGACCACGGCGCAGGTGGCCAGCAGCATCACCGAGGACACGGAGAGCCTGGACGACCCCGACGAGTCCCGCACCGAGGACGTGTCTTCTGAAATCTTCGACGTTTCCCGAGCCACCGACTACGGCCCCGAGGACGTCTGCGAGCGGAGCTCCTCCGAAGAGACTCTCAACAACGTGGGCGAGGCCGAAACTCCCGGCAGCGTCTCTCCCAACCTCCTCCTGGACGGGCAGCTGGCCGCGGCTGCTGGCGGGGGAGCTGCGGCTCCGCCAGCCGTGGCCCCCAGCGGGGGGGCTGTGCCCAAGAGCTCTGCCGTGCCCCTGCCGGTTGCCGCCCCCAGCGCTGCCGTGGCAGGAGGCAGCGGCGCTCAAACTGCCTTGCCCTCCACAGGGCCTTCTGCAGCTGCCGCCCCTGGGACAATGTCTCAGACAGTGGCTGCTGCGTGCAGCTCCCGCTTCAGGGTGATCAAGCTGGACCATGGCACAGGCGAGCCCTACAGGCGAGGACGATGGACGTGTATGGAGTATTATGACCGGGACTCTGATGGTGGCGGTGTTCTGGGCAGGACTGGAGATTGCATTAGGCACAGTAGCACCTTCGAGCAGGCCGCTCAAGAGAGGGACAGCGGTCTTGGTGCCACAGGAGGTTCCGTCGTGGTCTCCGCTGTGCCAGCATCGGCACATGGCCCTGATTCCATAGCTGACAGTTCCCTTACTGCTGTGTCACAGCTGCTCCAGACAGAGAAGATGAGCCTACAGCAACCTAGTTTTGTCATTGGGCAACAACAGCAGCCACAACAACCCATAGGTGGGGCCATGCCTCAAAGTACTGCTCAGCCTATGTTTTCAGGGGCTTCAGTAGCAAATCAGCAAATGATGGTGCCGCAGCAATCGCAGCCACAAGTGAATACGCAGAGTGTTGCACAGGCTGGACCCAATGGGAAAGGCATGGCACCTCCGAGTGTAACAATAGGCCAGCCCAGCATGCCTGTGGCACCGCAGCAGGTGCAGCAAGCGAGCATACCAGTGACTCAGCCTCAACAATTTGCTTATTCTCAGTCCCAGATTCCACCACCCGTACATCTATTGCCGACGCAACCTTCTGGTCAGTCTGAATACATGCAACACATGACAATTATGCAGTCTCAAGGAGCTATTCAACAagctgctgcaggctctgtTCCAAGTACTGTGGCTTCCAGCCTGCCTGTGGGCCAGGTGGCTGGCCAGAACCCCTCACCTGTGGGAGCAGCTGTGATGGGGGTGTCGGCGCAGCCGGGTGAAGCGGTCGGACAGGGATCAGCAGTAATGCAGAGTGGCCAGACACAAGCTGGTCAGACTGCCGTTCCGCAACCAGGAGGTGTGGTGCAGCAAGGGATTGGACACGCGGGGGTTGTGCAACAGAAATCTGTGACTCAGCATCAAATGGGTGGAAGCAGTCAAGTGTCTGGAATGCCTGGTGCTCCCCATGCCGTGGTTTCTGGAGTTCAGAACGTGCCTGCAGTTGTGCCCGGTACAAGCGTGCCTAGCGTGTCTACCACTTCTGTTACTATGCCAAATGTCCCTGTTACGCTGGTCCAGTCGCAGCTGACTAGCCACACTTCTGTCAGTAGAAGTACCGGTGTTGTCCAGCAGCAGCATGTCGGACACTCCTTAATACAAGGCGCCCCTAACGTACCTACGAATCTGCCACAGTCAAACCTTGGACAGTTTCAGACTCAAGCTCAACCCGTAGTAGGCCAGATCGATGAGACTAGAAGAAAATCGGAACCCCTACCTCAGCCACCACTTTCTCTTACAGCTGAAAATAAACCTCTTGTGAAGCCTCCCATTCCAGATGCTCTAGCAAACCCTCTTCAGTTACCTGCGAGTACTCCTATGAACAGTCTTGCCAGCTCAGTGTTTGGCATATCTATTCCCGTTGATGGTGATGAAGACAG aCCATTGCTCCAATTGGGCAAGATCTTCCTGAATTCTATTCCTGCTGTCCAGAGTGCTTGCAGATCATCTGCAG TGCATCTGGTGCAAGTGTTGTTGCCATTGACAACAAAATAG
- the TSC22D2 gene encoding TSC22 domain family protein 2 isoform X1 translates to MSKMPAKKKSCFQITSVTTAQVASSITEDTESLDDPDESRTEDVSSEIFDVSRATDYGPEDVCERSSSEETLNNVGEAETPGSVSPNLLLDGQLAAAAGGGAAAPPAVAPSGGAVPKSSAVPLPVAAPSAAVAGGSGAQTALPSTGPSAAAAPGTMSQTVAAACSSRFRVIKLDHGTGEPYRRGRWTCMEYYDRDSDGGGVLGRTGDCIRHSSTFEQAAQERDSGLGATGGSVVVSAVPASAHGPDSIADSSLTAVSQLLQTEKMSLQQPSFVIGQQQQPQQPIGGAMPQSTAQPMFSGASVANQQMMVPQQSQPQVNTQSVAQAGPNGKGMAPPSVTIGQPSMPVAPQQVQQASIPVTQPQQFAYSQSQIPPPVHLLPTQPSGQSEYMQHMTIMQSQGAIQQAAAGSVPSTVASSLPVGQVAGQNPSPVGAAVMGVSAQPGEAVGQGSAVMQSGQTQAGQTAVPQPGGVVQQGIGHAGVVQQKSVTQHQMGGSSQVSGMPGAPHAVVSGVQNVPAVVPGTSVPSVSTTSVTMPNVPVTLVQSQLTSHTSVSRSTGVVQQQHVGHSLIQGAPNVPTNLPQSNLGQFQTQAQPVVGQIDETRRKSEPLPQPPLSLTAENKPLVKPPIPDALANPLQLPASTPMNSLASSVFGISIPVDGDEDRNPSTAFYQAFHFNKLRESKTFWDSASGASVVAIDNKIEQAMDLVKSHLMYAVREEVEVLKEQIKELVERNSLLERENALLKSLSNNDQLSQLSTQQANPSSTSQAQAVIAQPPQPTQPPQQPNVSSA, encoded by the exons ATGTCCAAGATGCCGGCCAAGAAGAAGAGCTGCTTCCAGATCACCAGCGTGACCACGGCGCAGGTGGCCAGCAGCATCACCGAGGACACGGAGAGCCTGGACGACCCCGACGAGTCCCGCACCGAGGACGTGTCTTCTGAAATCTTCGACGTTTCCCGAGCCACCGACTACGGCCCCGAGGACGTCTGCGAGCGGAGCTCCTCCGAAGAGACTCTCAACAACGTGGGCGAGGCCGAAACTCCCGGCAGCGTCTCTCCCAACCTCCTCCTGGACGGGCAGCTGGCCGCGGCTGCTGGCGGGGGAGCTGCGGCTCCGCCAGCCGTGGCCCCCAGCGGGGGGGCTGTGCCCAAGAGCTCTGCCGTGCCCCTGCCGGTTGCCGCCCCCAGCGCTGCCGTGGCAGGAGGCAGCGGCGCTCAAACTGCCTTGCCCTCCACAGGGCCTTCTGCAGCTGCCGCCCCTGGGACAATGTCTCAGACAGTGGCTGCTGCGTGCAGCTCCCGCTTCAGGGTGATCAAGCTGGACCATGGCACAGGCGAGCCCTACAGGCGAGGACGATGGACGTGTATGGAGTATTATGACCGGGACTCTGATGGTGGCGGTGTTCTGGGCAGGACTGGAGATTGCATTAGGCACAGTAGCACCTTCGAGCAGGCCGCTCAAGAGAGGGACAGCGGTCTTGGTGCCACAGGAGGTTCCGTCGTGGTCTCCGCTGTGCCAGCATCGGCACATGGCCCTGATTCCATAGCTGACAGTTCCCTTACTGCTGTGTCACAGCTGCTCCAGACAGAGAAGATGAGCCTACAGCAACCTAGTTTTGTCATTGGGCAACAACAGCAGCCACAACAACCCATAGGTGGGGCCATGCCTCAAAGTACTGCTCAGCCTATGTTTTCAGGGGCTTCAGTAGCAAATCAGCAAATGATGGTGCCGCAGCAATCGCAGCCACAAGTGAATACGCAGAGTGTTGCACAGGCTGGACCCAATGGGAAAGGCATGGCACCTCCGAGTGTAACAATAGGCCAGCCCAGCATGCCTGTGGCACCGCAGCAGGTGCAGCAAGCGAGCATACCAGTGACTCAGCCTCAACAATTTGCTTATTCTCAGTCCCAGATTCCACCACCCGTACATCTATTGCCGACGCAACCTTCTGGTCAGTCTGAATACATGCAACACATGACAATTATGCAGTCTCAAGGAGCTATTCAACAagctgctgcaggctctgtTCCAAGTACTGTGGCTTCCAGCCTGCCTGTGGGCCAGGTGGCTGGCCAGAACCCCTCACCTGTGGGAGCAGCTGTGATGGGGGTGTCGGCGCAGCCGGGTGAAGCGGTCGGACAGGGATCAGCAGTAATGCAGAGTGGCCAGACACAAGCTGGTCAGACTGCCGTTCCGCAACCAGGAGGTGTGGTGCAGCAAGGGATTGGACACGCGGGGGTTGTGCAACAGAAATCTGTGACTCAGCATCAAATGGGTGGAAGCAGTCAAGTGTCTGGAATGCCTGGTGCTCCCCATGCCGTGGTTTCTGGAGTTCAGAACGTGCCTGCAGTTGTGCCCGGTACAAGCGTGCCTAGCGTGTCTACCACTTCTGTTACTATGCCAAATGTCCCTGTTACGCTGGTCCAGTCGCAGCTGACTAGCCACACTTCTGTCAGTAGAAGTACCGGTGTTGTCCAGCAGCAGCATGTCGGACACTCCTTAATACAAGGCGCCCCTAACGTACCTACGAATCTGCCACAGTCAAACCTTGGACAGTTTCAGACTCAAGCTCAACCCGTAGTAGGCCAGATCGATGAGACTAGAAGAAAATCGGAACCCCTACCTCAGCCACCACTTTCTCTTACAGCTGAAAATAAACCTCTTGTGAAGCCTCCCATTCCAGATGCTCTAGCAAACCCTCTTCAGTTACCTGCGAGTACTCCTATGAACAGTCTTGCCAGCTCAGTGTTTGGCATATCTATTCCCGTTGATGGTGATGAAGACAG GAATCCGTCAACTGCATTCTACCAAGCGTTCCATTTCAACAAGTTACGTGAGTCAAAGACCTTCTGGGATAG TGCATCTGGTGCAAGTGTTGTTGCCATTGACAACAAAATAGAACAGGCAATG GATCTAGTGAAAAGCCATTTGATGTATGCAGTAAGAGAAGAAGTGGAAGTCCTGAAGgaacaaataaaagaattagTTGAAAGAAACTCTTTACTTGAACGAGAAAATGCACTGTTAAAATCTCTTTCAAACAATGATCAGTTATCCCAACTTTCAACCCAACAGGCCAATCCTAGTAGCACTTCACAAGCGCAAGCAGTGATAGCACAGCCTCCACAGCCAACACAACCTCCACAGCAGCCGAATGTCTCCTCAGCGTAA